The Microbacterium phyllosphaerae region ACACGGGCGTCCATCTCGCCGCGTTCGATCGCGACCATGGCCTCGTCGAGGCGGCGGACGGGAGACAGCACCCATCTCGCCAGCTGGAACACGAGCAGCACGCCCAGACCGACCGACACGATTGCCACGATCGTCAGGATGAGGAGCTGCCGCAGGATCTCCGTCCGCGGCGCCTCGACATCGGCAGACACCATGACCGCGCCGATGACGTCGCCGTCGTCGAAGATCGGCTCGACGAGCGACGAGTCCCCCGCTGTCCAGGGGAACACCGGCTCGGGAGCATCCGCCCGACGTCCCGAGAGCGCGAGCCGCACCCGTGCGGCGTCCTCGTCTGGGAGCACCTCGGCGTCGCGATTCCCGGCAGCCCAGACGCTCCCGGCCAGATCGAACACGACCACGTCGATGCCGTAGACCTGCTCGAATCGTTCGACCTCGGCATCGATCACGGTCGGGCTCCCCGACCGCAGGGCCTGTCTCGCACTGGTGGAGAAGTATCCGAGATCACCGAGCTGCTCGGTGTAGTACGACTGCTGGATGCTGCGGGTCGCACTCCACGCGGCGGCGCCGCCCAGCGAGAGCAGGATCGCGACCAGGGGCACGAGGAACACCACGATGAGACGCCGCCGCATCGGCGCTATCCCGCCAGCCGGTAGCCGACACCGCGTACGGTCTCGATCAGGTGACGCCGACCGGCCTTCTTGCGGATCGCACCGACGTGCACCTCCAGTGAATGGCCGAACCCGCGCCAATCGGTGTTCCACACCTCTCGGATGAGGCGCTCCTTCGGCACCGCCACGCCCGGATACCGCGCGAGGACGGCCACGATGTCGAATTCCTTGCGGGTGAGCTCGATCGGAGCCCGATCGATCACGACCTGTCGTCCCACGAGGTCGATCTCGACGGCGCCGTCCTGCAGCTGCACCCGCACGTCCGACTCGGGGCGCATCGGACGCGAGCGACGGGTGACCGCCTCGATACGGGCCAGCAGCTCGTGCACGTCGTACGGCTTGACGACGAAGTCGTCAGCACCGGCCCGCAGTCCCCTGATCCGTTCGGTGACCTGGTTGCGCGCGGTCACGATCACGATGGGAACCTCCGAGCGACCCCGGATGCGTCGACACAGGTCGATCCCGTCGACATCGGGCAGCCCGAGGTCCAGGAGCACGACCTCCGTGTCCGCGCTCAGCATCTCCAACGCCGATGCGCCGTCGGCGGCGCGTTCGGTGGCATACCCCGATCTCGCGAGGAAGGCTTCGAGGGCGGCGGCGACGCGCTCGTCGTCCTCCACGATCAGAATCCGCATCGACTCCGGGTCTCCTTCTGCGCTCGAGCAGGCACAAACCTACCAGCCGTGCGGACCCCAGGCGGATGGCGAGACGTCAGGCGAGACTCTCCGCGCGCTGCGCGAAGGCGCTCTCATACAGGCAGACGCTGGCAGCCGTGGCCAGGTTCAGAGACTCCGCCCGACCGAAGATCGGCAGCTTGAGGACCAGATCGGCCTGGGCCAGTGCCTCGTCTTCGAGTCCTCGGGCCTCATTGCCGAACAGCCAGGCAGTCGGCTCTGCGAGGACGCCGTCGGCACGCGCCCGCAGCAGGTCATCGCCCTTCACATCGGCGGCGAGGACGCGGAGTCCTGCGGCATGGGCCTTCTTCACGACGTCGTCGAGCTCGGCACCCACGGATACGGGCAGATGGAACAGCGAGCCGGTGGTGGCCCTGACGACCTTGGGGTTGTACGGATCCACCGTGCGACCGGTCAGGATCACGGCGTCGGCACCGGCGGCATCCGCTGCTCTGATGATCGTGCCGAGGTTGCCGGGATCGCGGATCTCTTCGCAGATCGCGACCAACCGAGGGGATCCGGCGAAGACGTCTCGTACCGAGGTGGGGGTCTGCCGGACGACGGCGACGAGCCCCTGCGGCGTGACCGTGTCGGCCATCGCATTCAGCACGTACTCGGTGACGTACTCGACCTCGACTCCCGCATCCGTCGCCTTGCCCCGGATGTCGGGGTGCTTGTCCCACCCGTTCGGCGTCGCGAACAGCTCGACGATCACCTCGGGACTGTAGGTCAGCGCTTCGCGCACCGCCTGAGGACCTTCAAGGAGGTACAGCCCTGTCTCCGTGCGCGCACTGCGCTTGGTCAGCTTCGCGACGGCTCGGACTCGGGGGGAGCGGGGGTTCTCCAGCACGATCACAGTCTAGAGAACCGCAGGCACCTCGCTGCGCAAACGGCCGGAGAACGACAGAGGACGCCCTCCCGAAGGAGGGCGTCCTCTGTGGTGAAGAGCTGCTTACGCAGCAGACTTCGGGGCGTTGACGTCAGAGGGCAGAGCCTTCTTGGCCGTCTCGACCAGCGTCGTGAAGGTCGCTGCGTCGTTGACCGCGAGGTCAGCGAGCATACGACGGTCGACGGTGACACCCGCGAGGCCGAGGCCCTGGATGAAGCGGTTGTACGTGATGCCGTTCTGGCGTGCAGCGGCGTTGATGCGCTGGATCCACAGGCGACGGAAGTCGCCCTTGCGCTTGCGACGGTCACGGTACGAGTAGACCAGGGAGTGGATGACCTGCTCTTTGGCCTTGCGGTAGAGGCGCGAACGCTGACCGCGGTAACCCTTTGCGCGCTCGAGGATGACCCGACGCTTCTTGTGGGCGTTTACCGCCCGCTTGACTCTTGCCATTTTCCTGTGTTCCTATTCGTGCGTTCGGGCGCTCAGCGGCCGAGAAGCTTCTTGGCGACCTTGGTGTCAGCCTTCGACAGCACCTGGTCCTGGTTGAGGCGACGGGTGCGACGGCTCGACTTGTGCTCGAGGTTGTGGCGCATCCCGGCCTGCTGCTTCTTCAGCTTGCCGCTGCCGGTGATCTTGAAGCGCTTCTTAGCACCCGAGTGGGTCTTCTGCTTCGGCATCTTCTCTTCCTTCGTATGGCGCCTTCTCAGGCGACGGTGTCAACCCGCGGTGCGGGAGTCTTGGGGGCGGGAGTCACTCCGCTGCGGCGGCAGCGGGTGCATCCGCATCGCCCTTGGCCTCGCGGGCAGCCTGCTTGTTCGCTGCGCGCTGCGCGTCGCGAACGGCGTTCTGCTCCTGCTTGGCCTCGGACTTGCTCTTGAGCGGAGCCACGATCATGACCATGTTGCGACCGTCGATGGTCGGGTTCGACTCGACGGTTCCGAGCTCCGCGACATCCTCGGCGAACTTGCGGAGAAGGCGGACACCCTGCTCGGGGCGCGACTGCTCGCGACCGCGGAAGAGGATCATGGCCTTGACCTTGTCGCCGGCCTTGAGGAAGCCCTCAGCGCGCTTGAGCTTGGTCGTGTAGTCGTGCGCCTCGATCTTCAGGCGGAAGCGGACCTCCTTGAGAATGGTGTTCGCCTGGTTGCGGCGAGCTTCCTTCTCCTTCTGGGCGGCTTCGTACTTGAACTTGCCGTAGTCCATGATCTTGACCACGGGCGGCTTCGAGTTGGGTGCGACCTCGACGAGGTCGAGGTCGGCTTCCTGCGCAAGGCGCAGCGCCGCCTCGATGCGGACGACGCCGATCTGCTCACCCGCGGGGCCGACGAGGCGGACCTCGGGGACGCGGATGCGCTCATTGGTGCGGGGATCGCTGATGCGTAACTCCTTAGACGAGTGGATTCGGCCACCAGAATGCAGTCAGCACCCCGGGCGAAATCAGAATCGTCCCCCACCCACCGGCATTCAGACGCCGGCTTCGCACCCAGTCTGCCGGATCGGTCTGGCGACGCGATCCGGTGGAGTGCAAGACCCGGTAGCCTGGAACGGCAAGCGCGGGTGGGAAGTGAATCCTCTTTCGTACCGGAGCATGACGCTCCGGAGCCCGACACAGTCTAACAGAAGGCAAGGCGAAGTGACGAACCAGGCATCGGACGAGGCGGCACGCGAGCGCGAAGAGCGCTGGGCACGGCAGGAAGAGGCGGCATCCTCCGCCACGCGGGACATCGCCGATGTGCCTGCGGTCGAGGTCATCACCACCGCCGCCGTGCACCTCATGAGCGCCGCGGCCGTGAAGCTCGGCCTCGCCGACGACCCGGAAGCCGCCGCCCAGCTCGACCTCGACGAGGCGCGCAAGTTGATCAACGCTCTCGCCGGTCTCATCACCGCAGGCGCACCCGAGATCAGCGACATGCACGCACGGTCGCTCCGCGACGGCCTGCGCTCCCTGCAGCTCGCGTTCCGCGAGGCCTCCACGATCCCCGACCCGATCGGCAAGGGTCCCGGCGAGAAGTGGACGGGGCCGGTCAACTAGTCCTTCGTCCGCTCGGATCTCGTGGTCCGGGCTCCGGGCTGCTCTGTCGAGGAGAAGAGCGGGGACCCTCCCACTTCGTGGGCCCCTCCCGATTCTCCTCGACAGAGCATCCCTGCGCCCTCGCCTCGTGACCGAGCATCGCCCGCCCGTCGACCGTTCGCAGTGCTGGGGTCAGGGCGCGACCACGACGGGCGGAGCCGTGGACGGGCCGCCGCAGGGGTCCGACGAATGCGTCCACGCGATGGTCTCCTGCGTCTCCGCGATCAGGATGCCCGAGTCGTCGTAGACACGCACCGTGATGTCGTCCGGGGCGGCGAAGCCGAAGTGGAAGGTTCCGGCATCACCCTGTAGCGGCGCGGATCCCGCGGCCGCGAGGCTCAGGCGGAACGACGGAGTTTCACAGTGAGCGAGTCGGCGAGCACCGCGATGCGGTCGTCCGCCGCCCAGCGCTGCGCCAGCCGAGCGAGCACGGCGTCGAGCACCTCGCGCTCCAGCCCGTCGACGAGCTCGAGGACGACGACCAGCTCGGGGCCCCGCAGACGCGCATCCGGGTCTCCCGCCGCCACAGCGACGTCGATGACGGCGAGCTCGTGCGCCACGCTCTGCTGCAGCGCGCCGAAGACCTCGGGAGACAGGAAGCTGGGCTCCCAGCGATGCCCCTGCGCGACAGCCCACACGGCTGGTCGGCGGAACACGAACTCCGTATCGGAGGTCGGGTCGAGCACGATCAGGTCGGTGTCTTCGGCGGATGCCGCCAGCGCCACGCGCGTCGCCTCGACCGGGATCGGGCGCGCCGTGGCATCCCAGCGCTGCATGGTCTCGACCGAGGAGAACACGGGCTGCACCCGGCGACCGTCCGGAGCCGCCACGGTGACGATCGAGAGCTCCTGCGTCTTGTCGACGGCGAGCCCGCTGGGCGCCACCCCCTCTTCGCCCTTCTCGGCGATCAGCGGTATCAGAACTCGGGCGGTACGGAACGCGTCGACGACCTCGGTCTGGGCACCGGTGCCCGCGCGGAAGCGCAGGAGGGCGTCGAGAAGTGCGGGGTCTGCCGAACCGTCGTCGCCCGCATGGGGGTTCGACTCGAAGCTGCGCCCCTCCCAGGGCACGCCTGCCGAGTCCCCCCGGTTCCCGGCGGCAGGGTCGTGCGCGCCAGGCCCCTCGGAGCCGTGGCCGCAGGCGTCGTCAGTCCCCTGCGACATCCAGAGCCTCAGCCAGCGTGAACGCGCCGGCGTAGAGAGCCTTGCCGACGATCGCGCCTTCGACACCCAGCGGCACGAGCTCGCGGAGCGCCGCGATGTCGTCGAGGTTCGCGATGCCACCCGATGCGACGACGGGCTTTGGGGTGCGCGAGGTCATCTCGCGGAGGAGTTCGAGGTTCGGGCCCTTCAGCGTGCCGTCCTTGGTGACGTCGGTGACGACGTAACGGCTGCAGCCGGCATCCTCGAGGCGCTCGAGGACCTCCCAGAGGTCACCGCCCTCCTTGGTCCAACCGCGGGCGGCGAGCGTCGTGCCTCGGACGTCGAGCCCGACCGCGATCGCCTCGCCGTAGCGGCCGATCACGTCCGCAGCCCACTCCGGGTTCTCGAGAGCCGCAGTGCCGAGGTTGATGCGGCTCGCGCCGCTCTCGAGCGCCGCCTCGAGCGTGGCGTCGTCGCGGATGCCGCCCGACAGCTCGACGCTGACGTTCTTGAACTGCTTGATGACCTTGCGGAGGATCGGGGCGTTGCTGCCGCGGCCGAAGGCGGCGTCGAGGTCGACGAGGTGGATCCACTTCGCGCCCTGCGCGACCCACTCCCCTGCGGCGTCCAACGGGTCGCCGTAGCTGGTCTCGGTGCCGGCCTCACCCTGGGTGAGCCGCACCGCCTTGCCCCCGGCGACGTCGACGGCGGGGAGCAGAGTGAGCGAAGGGGACTGCGCGAAGTCGTTCATGACGTCCTCAGGTGAGATGGGAGGGCCGATTCGTCGGCACGAGAATCGACACTAGCCCGCGTATCGTTCCGCTCCAAAACGATGACGGCAGAGAAGATCCGACGCCACGCGGTAGCCTCGATGACACCCCTGTTCGGTCGATGAGGAGATGTTCCATGGTGCGCGACGCGGAAGCGCGAGGCAGCGGCCCCCTGCGACGGGGGAACCCGATGCCTCCGGAGACTCCGGAGATCGTGGCGCACGTGCCGCTGACACCCGAGGACATCGAGCAGACCCGGACCACCGCGCGTCCCGCGAGCCCCGTCATCGACTCATCGAGCGACGACGCCGTTCCTGAGATGACGGTGCCGATGAACCCTCGGCCCGTCGGGATCCCGACCGCGGCGACTCCGCCCGCGCCCGGCACGCGAGCCGCGGCTGCGGCGGCATCCGCCGCGACGAGCTCGTCCTCTGCGGTCCCGCCGCTCCCCACGGCTTCGCCGGCAGCACCCGCCGCTCCCCCGACACCGTCCCTTCCACCGGCGCCCGCGTGGCCGGAGGCGCCGTCATCGACCGCGCACGTCGCTGCGGCCCCGTCCGCCGCGACCCCATCCGGTACGGCGCCGTCGACTCCGGGCGCCCAGGGGGCGGCCGTACCACCGGCACCCACCCCCGCGTCGCCTCAGCCTCCGATCACGGGTGTCCCGAGCGTTCAGGCGTCCCCGTCGTCAGCGCAGGCTCGGACCGCGCAGCCGAGCGTCGCCGCTCAGACCCCTCCGTCGACTCCGGCCCCCCAGTCGGCTCAGCCCATGCAGCCCACGCAAACTGCTCAGCCCTCTCAGCCCGCACCGGCGGCTGCGACCCCGCCGACCCGGACCATCGCGATCCCGACCGCTCCGGCCGCGGCGACTCCGCCCGCACCGAATGCCGCGGCCGCCGAGTCGGCCGCCTCCGCGTCCTCTCGCCGTCAGCAGCGGGAGCAGGGCATCGAGCGTCGTTCCTTCCTCCAGGAGGAGAGGCGCGAAGAGCCCGCCCGCCGCGGCGGACGCGGGTTCCTCAACCGGGTCGGATTCTCCCTCGGCCCGAACGCCCGAGAGCGTGCGGTGCGCGATGACGAGCACGCCGTCAGCCGCCACTGGCCCGGACCTCGAACTGTCGCGGTCGTCAACGGCAAGGGCGGAGCGGGCAAGACTCCCGCCACGGTGCTGCTGTCGGCCGTCTTCGCCCAGTACGGCGGAGCAGGCGTCCTCGCCTGGGACAACAACCAGACGCGCGGCACACTCGGATGGCGCACCGAGACGGGCGCGCACGACCGCACGCTTCTCGAGCTCCTGCCCCAGACGAAGCACCTGCTCGGGGCACAGGGCCAGTCCGCCGACCTCGCACACTTCGTGCATCACCAGCCGCAGGAGAAATACGACGTCCTGAGGTCGAAGCCGATCCGGCTGGCGCACGAGAACCGACTCAATCCGGACGACGTCGATTCGATCCACGCGGTGGCCGCGAAGTTCTACCGTCTGATCATCATCGACTCGGGCAACGACGAGTCCGATCCGATGTGGCTGCGCATGATCGACCTCGCCGACCAGATCGTGGTCGCGACGACGACGCGCGATGATCACGCCGAGGCGGGGGCTCTGCTCCTCGAGGCGCTCGAGGACCGCGACGAGCGCTCCGCACGCCTCGCCAGAGAGTCCGTGGTCGTCGTCAGCCAGGCCGACCCCAAGGCCTCGTC contains the following coding sequences:
- a CDS encoding response regulator transcription factor, encoding MRILIVEDDERVAAALEAFLARSGYATERAADGASALEMLSADTEVVLLDLGLPDVDGIDLCRRIRGRSEVPIVIVTARNQVTERIRGLRAGADDFVVKPYDVHELLARIEAVTRRSRPMRPESDVRVQLQDGAVEIDLVGRQVVIDRAPIELTRKEFDIVAVLARYPGVAVPKERLIREVWNTDWRGFGHSLEVHVGAIRKKAGRRHLIETVRGVGYRLAG
- a CDS encoding TrmH family RNA methyltransferase → MLENPRSPRVRAVAKLTKRSARTETGLYLLEGPQAVREALTYSPEVIVELFATPNGWDKHPDIRGKATDAGVEVEYVTEYVLNAMADTVTPQGLVAVVRQTPTSVRDVFAGSPRLVAICEEIRDPGNLGTIIRAADAAGADAVILTGRTVDPYNPKVVRATTGSLFHLPVSVGAELDDVVKKAHAAGLRVLAADVKGDDLLRARADGVLAEPTAWLFGNEARGLEDEALAQADLVLKLPIFGRAESLNLATAASVCLYESAFAQRAESLA
- the rplT gene encoding 50S ribosomal protein L20, giving the protein MARVKRAVNAHKKRRVILERAKGYRGQRSRLYRKAKEQVIHSLVYSYRDRRKRKGDFRRLWIQRINAAARQNGITYNRFIQGLGLAGVTVDRRMLADLAVNDAATFTTLVETAKKALPSDVNAPKSAA
- the rpmI gene encoding 50S ribosomal protein L35, whose protein sequence is MPKQKTHSGAKKRFKITGSGKLKKQQAGMRHNLEHKSSRRTRRLNQDQVLSKADTKVAKKLLGR
- the infC gene encoding translation initiation factor IF-3, which translates into the protein MHSSKELRISDPRTNERIRVPEVRLVGPAGEQIGVVRIEAALRLAQEADLDLVEVAPNSKPPVVKIMDYGKFKYEAAQKEKEARRNQANTILKEVRFRLKIEAHDYTTKLKRAEGFLKAGDKVKAMILFRGREQSRPEQGVRLLRKFAEDVAELGTVESNPTIDGRNMVMIVAPLKSKSEAKQEQNAVRDAQRAANKQAAREAKGDADAPAAAAAE
- a CDS encoding DUF1844 domain-containing protein, encoding MTNQASDEAAREREERWARQEEAASSATRDIADVPAVEVITTAAVHLMSAAAVKLGLADDPEAAAQLDLDEARKLINALAGLITAGAPEISDMHARSLRDGLRSLQLAFREASTIPDPIGKGPGEKWTGPVN
- a CDS encoding SseB family protein, translated to MSQGTDDACGHGSEGPGAHDPAAGNRGDSAGVPWEGRSFESNPHAGDDGSADPALLDALLRFRAGTGAQTEVVDAFRTARVLIPLIAEKGEEGVAPSGLAVDKTQELSIVTVAAPDGRRVQPVFSSVETMQRWDATARPIPVEATRVALAASAEDTDLIVLDPTSDTEFVFRRPAVWAVAQGHRWEPSFLSPEVFGALQQSVAHELAVIDVAVAAGDPDARLRGPELVVVLELVDGLEREVLDAVLARLAQRWAADDRIAVLADSLTVKLRRSA
- the priA gene encoding bifunctional 1-(5-phosphoribosyl)-5-((5-phosphoribosylamino)methylideneamino)imidazole-4-carboxamide isomerase/phosphoribosylanthranilate isomerase PriA, producing MNDFAQSPSLTLLPAVDVAGGKAVRLTQGEAGTETSYGDPLDAAGEWVAQGAKWIHLVDLDAAFGRGSNAPILRKVIKQFKNVSVELSGGIRDDATLEAALESGASRINLGTAALENPEWAADVIGRYGEAIAVGLDVRGTTLAARGWTKEGGDLWEVLERLEDAGCSRYVVTDVTKDGTLKGPNLELLREMTSRTPKPVVASGGIANLDDIAALRELVPLGVEGAIVGKALYAGAFTLAEALDVAGD
- a CDS encoding MinD/ParA family ATP-binding protein translates to MVRDAEARGSGPLRRGNPMPPETPEIVAHVPLTPEDIEQTRTTARPASPVIDSSSDDAVPEMTVPMNPRPVGIPTAATPPAPGTRAAAAAASAATSSSSAVPPLPTASPAAPAAPPTPSLPPAPAWPEAPSSTAHVAAAPSAATPSGTAPSTPGAQGAAVPPAPTPASPQPPITGVPSVQASPSSAQARTAQPSVAAQTPPSTPAPQSAQPMQPTQTAQPSQPAPAAATPPTRTIAIPTAPAAATPPAPNAAAAESAASASSRRQQREQGIERRSFLQEERREEPARRGGRGFLNRVGFSLGPNARERAVRDDEHAVSRHWPGPRTVAVVNGKGGAGKTPATVLLSAVFAQYGGAGVLAWDNNQTRGTLGWRTETGAHDRTLLELLPQTKHLLGAQGQSADLAHFVHHQPQEKYDVLRSKPIRLAHENRLNPDDVDSIHAVAAKFYRLIIIDSGNDESDPMWLRMIDLADQIVVATTTRDDHAEAGALLLEALEDRDERSARLARESVVVVSQADPKASSAEVAEVIAGYRPLAREVVGIPFDREMVDGHLRLRALAAPTQQAWLSAAAAVARGF